A genomic stretch from Hoplias malabaricus isolate fHopMal1 chromosome 4, fHopMal1.hap1, whole genome shotgun sequence includes:
- the btg1 gene encoding protein BTG1, with protein MLRARVSMKPEISAAVGFLSRFLRVKGHVNDRQLQTFSQTLQDMLAEQYKHHWFPDRPCKGSGYRCIRINHKMDPLVGQAGLRIGLSIQQLYLLLPSELTLWVDPFEVSYRIGEDGSICVLYESQPMANVNNSASTGTSNSSLVDSHISCKEELLVLGRSSPAKPYMMTVSS; from the exons ATGCTCCGAGCCCGAGTCTCCATGAAGCCGGAGATCAGCGCCGCCGTAGGCTTTCTGTCCCGGTTCCTTCGGGTAAAGGGACACGTCAACGACCGACAGCTTCAGACCTTCAGCCAGACCCTTCAGGACATGCTCGCGG AGCAATACAAACACCATTGGTTCCCTGACCGTCCATGTAAGGGTTCAGGCTACCGCTGTATCCGCATCAACCACAAGATGGACCCTCTGGTGGGGCAGGCAGGCCTGCGCATTGGCTTGAGCATCCAACAGCTGTACCTGCTTCTACCCAGTGAGCTGACACTCTGGGTTGACCCTTTCGAGGTGTCCTATCGAATCGGCGAAGATGGCTCCATCTGTGTTCTCTACGAGTCACAGCCCATGGCTAACGTCAATAACAGCGCCTCCACTGGAACCAGCAACAGCTCCCTGGTGGACAGTCATATCAGCTGCAAAGAGGAACTGCTGGTGCTGGGTCGATCCAGCCCGGCCAAACCATATATGATGACCGTGTCCAGCTAA